A single Bifidobacterium scardovii JCM 12489 = DSM 13734 DNA region contains:
- a CDS encoding ABC transporter permease: protein MGKYLLRRILQMIPVVLGATLLVYALVFALPGDPVKAMFGDKPVNEAVAAQIRAEYNLDKPFIVQYLLFLKNAFTLNFGNTFAGQPVISEIARAFPVTIRLGIMAFCFEAIFGVIFGVISGLKKGKWYDTVILIVSLLLISVPTFVTGFAGQYFLGVQWSIIPVTAGSDPGFYDLLFPAMVLGSGSMAYIIRLSRSEISSNIAEDYVRTARAKGMSNGSVMLRHVLRNSLIPVVTYLGQDLGALMGGAMISEQIFNIHGVGFLTYQSILKGEGNLVVSIVTLLLLIFVICNLIVDLLYAALDPRIRYA, encoded by the coding sequence ATGGGCAAATATCTTCTGCGACGTATTCTGCAGATGATTCCCGTGGTTCTCGGTGCGACACTGCTGGTCTATGCACTCGTCTTCGCGCTGCCGGGCGATCCGGTCAAGGCGATGTTCGGTGACAAGCCGGTCAATGAAGCCGTCGCCGCCCAGATCCGCGCCGAATACAACCTCGACAAGCCATTCATCGTCCAGTACCTGCTGTTCCTGAAGAACGCGTTCACGCTGAACTTCGGCAACACCTTCGCCGGGCAGCCGGTCATCAGCGAAATCGCCCGCGCGTTCCCGGTGACCATCCGCCTCGGCATCATGGCGTTCTGCTTCGAGGCCATCTTCGGCGTCATCTTCGGAGTCATCTCCGGTCTGAAGAAGGGCAAGTGGTACGACACGGTCATCCTGATCGTATCCCTGCTGCTCATCTCCGTGCCGACCTTCGTCACCGGTTTCGCCGGCCAGTATTTCCTCGGCGTGCAGTGGAGCATCATCCCGGTGACCGCCGGCTCCGACCCCGGCTTCTACGATCTGCTGTTCCCGGCCATGGTGCTCGGCTCCGGATCGATGGCGTACATCATCCGCCTGTCCCGTTCCGAGATCTCCTCGAACATCGCCGAGGACTACGTGCGCACCGCGCGCGCCAAGGGCATGAGCAACGGCTCCGTGATGCTGCGCCACGTGCTGCGCAACTCGCTGATCCCCGTCGTCACCTACCTCGGCCAGGACCTGGGCGCCCTGATGGGCGGCGCGATGATCTCCGAGCAGATCTTCAACATCCACGGCGTCGGCTTCCTCACGTACCAGAGCATCCTCAAGGGCGAGGGCAACCTTGTGGTGTCCATCGTCACCCTGCTGCTGCTCATCTTCGTGATCTGCAACCTGATCGTCGACCTGCTGTACGCGGCGCTTGACCCGCGTATCCGTTACGCCTGA